Proteins from one Clostridium cellulovorans 743B genomic window:
- a CDS encoding putative manganese-dependent inorganic diphosphatase has protein sequence MKEIIYVSGHKNPDSDSICAALSYAELKNRQGTGNEYVPIRLGDISRETQFILDHFNVEAPKLIKTVRPQLSDLEIDKVASISPEISVKMAWSKMKEYDVKSLPVTDASGKLLGLASASNLVSNHMDEWDNNILAKSKTKINNILDTLSAKIIYLHNEDAVYPGKLMVAAMQPESAQEHISEGDIVICGDRRDAQLTIIENKCSLMVITGNHSVEDDVITKAKELGTSIIVTPYDTFTASRLIIQSIPINYIMAKDNIVSFRNDSFIEDIKDTMLETRYRSYPVVGEFDKVIGTVSRYHLISQKKKKVILVDHNERTQAVDGIEDAEIVEIVDHHRVANIETRNPIYYRCEPVGSTSTIVANLYFANNIEIPKWVAGLLLGAIISDTLLLKSPTTTDIDKQVLSRLAEIADVDVEHFAKEMFKAGTSLQGKTLDEIFYQDFKSFVINGRKVGVGQVNTMDIEGFEPMKKDMLDLMNKTADNENYSAILLLLTDIYEESSLVLATGIEKDVAAGSLGVTLSNNAGYAPGVVSRKKQVIPPLTSALESLK, from the coding sequence ATGAAGGAAATAATTTACGTTAGCGGTCATAAAAATCCTGATTCCGACTCTATATGTGCAGCACTATCCTACGCTGAACTTAAAAATAGACAAGGAACTGGTAACGAATATGTTCCAATTAGACTAGGAGATATTAGTAGAGAAACTCAATTTATATTAGATCATTTTAATGTGGAGGCTCCAAAACTTATAAAAACTGTAAGACCTCAATTAAGTGATTTAGAAATTGATAAAGTTGCTTCAATTTCACCAGAAATCTCTGTTAAAATGGCATGGAGCAAAATGAAGGAATATGATGTTAAAAGTTTGCCTGTTACTGATGCTTCTGGCAAGTTATTAGGTCTTGCATCTGCTTCTAATTTAGTTTCAAATCATATGGATGAATGGGATAATAATATTCTTGCAAAGAGTAAAACAAAAATTAACAATATATTAGACACTCTTTCAGCTAAAATTATCTATTTACATAACGAAGATGCAGTTTACCCTGGAAAGCTTATGGTAGCTGCAATGCAGCCAGAATCAGCACAAGAACATATATCAGAAGGTGATATAGTAATTTGTGGAGATAGACGTGATGCTCAACTTACTATAATAGAAAATAAATGCTCACTTATGGTTATAACAGGAAATCATTCTGTAGAAGACGACGTTATAACTAAAGCAAAAGAACTTGGTACTAGTATTATTGTAACGCCTTATGATACATTCACAGCTTCAAGATTGATAATACAAAGTATTCCTATTAACTATATAATGGCTAAAGATAATATAGTTTCTTTTAGAAACGATAGCTTTATTGAGGACATCAAAGATACCATGTTAGAAACTAGATACAGAAGCTATCCTGTAGTTGGTGAATTTGATAAAGTAATTGGTACAGTATCAAGATATCATTTAATTTCACAAAAAAAGAAAAAGGTTATATTAGTTGACCATAATGAAAGAACTCAAGCTGTAGATGGTATAGAAGATGCAGAAATCGTTGAAATAGTAGACCATCATAGAGTAGCTAATATAGAAACAAGAAACCCTATATATTATAGATGTGAACCAGTTGGTAGTACGAGCACTATTGTTGCTAATTTATATTTTGCAAATAACATTGAAATACCAAAATGGGTAGCTGGTTTATTATTAGGTGCAATTATTTCTGATACTCTACTCTTAAAATCACCTACAACTACAGACATAGATAAACAAGTATTAAGCAGATTAGCAGAAATTGCTGATGTAGATGTTGAACATTTTGCTAAAGAAATGTTTAAAGCTGGAACTTCTCTTCAAGGTAAAACTTTAGACGAGATCTTCTATCAAGACTTCAAATCCTTCGTTATAAATGGACGTAAGGTTGGAGTAGGTCAAGTTAATACAATGGATATAGAAGGCTTTGAGCCAATGAAAAAAGATATGCTTGATTTAATGAATAAAACTGCTGATAATGAGAACTATAGTGCAATATTATTATTACTTACAGATATTTATGAAGAAAGTTCTTTAGTTCTTGCTACTGGTATAGAAAAAGATGTTGCTGCT